One Sphingobacteruim zhuxiongii DNA window includes the following coding sequences:
- a CDS encoding alginate lyase family protein translates to MLRKIYHTIFLLLGLSFIGSLQAQTSQRLINDWEFLRSDLGGIWEGIRPVPNGAPESVPIWSKVQLPHTYNASDAVNPHENYYQGPAWYRTQLYLENPYADGRMLLHFEGSGQKTKVYVFDQLVQEHVGGYDEWYADITDAVAKFKASPDAKRFKGKVPVLIRTDNSRDLEMIPSDLSDFTLFGGLYRYVNLVYTPKLSVQHVFSDIALQPNLKGATVALKGRLFNPAKLTEATLQTKIYDPRGKQILIKQQTISIAADGNFSLASFQVAKPMLWSPDQPNLYRVELAAIAGKDTAVLKQQIGFRSFEFVASGPFKLNGERLLLRGTHRHEDHAAVGQAMTEAQIWDEMRLMKDMGVNFIRLGHYQQSRIVLEACDQLGILVWEEIPWCRGGLGGPVYKEQARRMLTNMIEQHYNHPSIIIWGLGNENDWPGDFNEFDQQKIRAFMSELHQLSHKLDDSRKTAIRRCDFCKDIVDVYSPSIWAGWYRGVYTDYKTASKTEFDRVNHFLHVEWGGDSHARRHSETPDEGLSEVMRSTSADERAGDASLFGGPARVSKDGDWSESYIVNLIDWHLKEQETMPWLTGTAYWPFKDFTTPVRPENPVPYMNQKGVVERNLNKKESFYVFQSYWTEEPMVRIYGHSWPTRWGEEGQERMVKVYSNVEEVELFHNGISLGKKKRNSQDFPAAGLRWMVKFKKGENNFKAIAKKGKLQIEDQITQHYQTEKWGKSASISLAAIETKGDTVLLEAKFLDAKGIPVLDSREYLEFASAGDGFLIIDQGTSDGSSRLQAYNGRALIRFVRTGKNGVVSVKGDQIGSTVLPIEGNTVNVKDQVIERLKTQVIQDAEKALKAPIKTISSITSERSLGTKNDFYSEGDYWWPNPANPDGPYIRKDGMSNPENFVAHRELLMGFGDIVSDLVSGWLLTKDHRYAKQAIAHAKAWFMDKNTHMNPSMNYAQAIKGVASGRGIGLIDGIHLIEVARSMEHLKTAGELNATEQQAINEWFASYLQWMNTHPYGLEEKATKNNHASCWLLQAAAFARYTENQAILDSCVHRFQEVILPNQMADNGSFPLELARTKPYGYSLFNLDIFAGITRILQKHSPNIARLTADGKNLEKGIDFMYPYIVDKAKWSYPQDVMYWDNWPIAHSFLLFGAQDYQREDLLAAWMKLPLNYSELEVRRNSPMRHPLLWIL, encoded by the coding sequence ATGCTGAGAAAAATTTATCACACGATTTTCCTACTTCTTGGACTATCCTTCATTGGGAGTTTACAGGCTCAGACTAGCCAACGACTGATTAATGATTGGGAGTTTTTAAGATCTGATCTTGGTGGCATTTGGGAAGGGATTCGCCCCGTTCCGAATGGAGCTCCAGAATCGGTTCCTATTTGGTCCAAAGTGCAGCTCCCTCATACTTATAATGCTAGCGATGCGGTAAATCCTCATGAGAATTATTATCAGGGTCCGGCTTGGTATCGTACGCAACTTTATTTAGAAAATCCTTATGCAGACGGACGTATGCTATTACATTTCGAGGGATCTGGACAGAAAACAAAAGTTTATGTCTTTGATCAATTGGTCCAGGAGCATGTCGGTGGCTATGACGAATGGTATGCAGATATTACTGATGCGGTTGCTAAGTTTAAAGCATCGCCTGACGCTAAGCGATTTAAAGGAAAAGTGCCCGTTTTAATAAGAACAGATAATAGTAGAGATCTAGAAATGATTCCTTCGGATTTGTCTGATTTTACACTATTTGGAGGACTTTATCGTTACGTTAACTTAGTTTATACTCCAAAACTTTCTGTACAACATGTATTTTCTGATATTGCTCTTCAGCCCAATTTAAAAGGGGCTACGGTAGCTTTAAAGGGCAGACTCTTTAATCCGGCTAAGCTAACGGAAGCCACACTGCAAACGAAAATATATGATCCTCGTGGGAAGCAAATTTTAATCAAGCAACAAACGATTTCTATTGCTGCAGATGGTAATTTTAGTTTGGCATCTTTCCAAGTTGCTAAACCTATGTTATGGAGTCCTGATCAACCGAATCTTTATCGTGTTGAGCTTGCTGCAATTGCAGGCAAAGATACGGCAGTATTGAAGCAACAGATTGGTTTTCGATCTTTCGAGTTTGTAGCATCTGGCCCGTTTAAACTCAATGGTGAGCGCTTATTATTACGAGGAACACACCGGCATGAGGATCATGCTGCCGTTGGGCAAGCAATGACTGAAGCGCAGATTTGGGATGAGATGCGCCTGATGAAAGACATGGGGGTTAACTTTATCCGTCTTGGGCATTACCAGCAATCTAGAATCGTATTAGAAGCATGTGACCAATTAGGAATATTAGTATGGGAAGAGATTCCTTGGTGTAGAGGAGGCTTAGGAGGCCCGGTTTACAAAGAGCAAGCTCGTCGCATGTTGACAAACATGATTGAACAACATTATAATCACCCTTCCATTATTATTTGGGGATTGGGGAATGAAAACGACTGGCCTGGCGATTTTAATGAATTTGACCAACAAAAGATACGCGCATTTATGAGCGAATTACATCAGCTTTCTCATAAGCTTGATGATTCAAGAAAGACGGCAATTCGTCGTTGTGATTTCTGTAAGGATATTGTTGACGTTTATTCTCCATCGATTTGGGCGGGTTGGTACCGCGGTGTCTATACCGATTATAAGACTGCAAGTAAGACAGAATTCGATCGTGTAAACCATTTTTTACATGTCGAGTGGGGGGGAGATAGTCATGCTCGTCGCCATTCGGAAACGCCAGACGAAGGTTTATCCGAAGTGATGCGTAGTACTTCCGCCGATGAGCGTGCAGGTGATGCTTCCTTATTTGGTGGTCCAGCACGAGTATCGAAAGATGGTGATTGGAGCGAAAGTTATATTGTCAATTTGATCGATTGGCATCTAAAAGAACAAGAAACAATGCCTTGGTTGACTGGTACCGCATATTGGCCATTTAAAGATTTTACAACGCCAGTACGTCCAGAAAACCCAGTGCCTTATATGAATCAAAAGGGCGTAGTTGAACGTAATCTAAATAAAAAGGAATCATTTTATGTATTCCAATCCTACTGGACAGAAGAACCAATGGTACGTATTTACGGACATAGCTGGCCAACGCGTTGGGGAGAAGAAGGGCAGGAACGTATGGTAAAAGTATATTCTAATGTCGAGGAGGTTGAGTTATTCCACAATGGAATTAGCCTTGGAAAGAAAAAACGCAATTCCCAAGACTTCCCTGCAGCCGGACTGCGCTGGATGGTGAAGTTTAAAAAAGGTGAGAATAATTTTAAGGCGATTGCTAAAAAAGGGAAATTACAGATTGAAGATCAGATAACCCAACACTATCAAACAGAGAAGTGGGGTAAGTCTGCGAGTATCAGCTTAGCAGCCATAGAGACTAAAGGAGATACTGTTTTGCTTGAGGCGAAGTTCCTAGATGCAAAGGGAATTCCTGTTCTTGATAGTCGAGAGTATTTAGAGTTTGCTTCTGCGGGTGATGGCTTTTTAATTATTGATCAAGGAACATCTGACGGGAGTAGTCGTTTACAAGCTTATAACGGACGTGCCTTAATTCGATTTGTACGTACGGGGAAAAACGGAGTCGTATCCGTTAAAGGGGATCAAATAGGATCGACAGTATTGCCCATTGAAGGGAATACAGTTAACGTGAAGGATCAAGTTATTGAACGCTTGAAAACACAGGTTATACAAGATGCGGAAAAAGCTCTAAAAGCGCCAATTAAGACGATCAGCTCTATTACAAGCGAACGTAGTTTAGGGACAAAGAATGACTTTTATTCTGAAGGCGATTATTGGTGGCCAAATCCTGCGAATCCAGACGGTCCCTATATCCGTAAGGATGGAATGAGCAACCCGGAAAACTTTGTAGCGCATCGGGAATTATTGATGGGCTTTGGAGATATCGTTAGCGACTTAGTTTCTGGTTGGTTATTAACAAAAGACCATCGCTATGCAAAGCAAGCAATTGCACACGCAAAAGCATGGTTCATGGATAAAAACACGCATATGAATCCTTCAATGAACTATGCGCAAGCAATTAAAGGGGTAGCATCCGGACGGGGTATTGGATTGATTGATGGTATTCACTTGATTGAAGTTGCCCGTTCGATGGAGCATTTGAAAACTGCTGGAGAGTTGAATGCAACGGAGCAGCAGGCTATCAACGAATGGTTTGCGTCTTATTTGCAATGGATGAACACACATCCATATGGTCTTGAGGAGAAAGCCACAAAGAATAATCATGCCTCGTGCTGGTTATTACAGGCAGCAGCATTTGCGCGTTATACAGAAAATCAGGCTATCCTCGATTCATGTGTACACCGCTTCCAAGAAGTAATCCTTCCAAATCAAATGGCTGACAATGGCAGTTTTCCGTTAGAATTGGCGCGAACAAAACCCTACGGATATTCACTTTTTAACTTAGATATCTTTGCTGGAATAACGCGTATACTTCAAAAGCATAGTCCAAATATCGCAAGATTGACCGCGGATGGGAAGAACTTAGAAAAAGGGATTGACTTCATGTATCCGTATATAGTTGATAAAGCAAAGTGGTCATATCCCCAAGATGTTATGTATTGGGACAATTGGCCTATTGCACATTCTTTCTTGCTTTTCGGAGCGCAGGATTATCAACGAGAAGACTTATTGGCAGCTTGGATGAAACTGCCTTTAAACTATAGTGAATTGGAAGTTCGTCGAAATTCACCGATGCGACATCCCTTGCTGTGGATTCTTTAA
- a CDS encoding DUF808 domain-containing protein — translation MASGIFAVLDDIAALMDDVAVASKLATSKTAGILGDDLAVNAEKATGFLASREIPVLWAITKGSFVNKLIIVPIALLLNAFFPIAIKYILILGGFYLAFEGVEKIIHYFFHREKEGREVIQKDIDQGEIAENAKIKSAITTDFILSVEIVIIALGTVLDQSLPVQILTVSVVAILATVGVYGIVALIVRMDDMGYSLIKKTNDKGIAAKIGHLLVKLLPIIIKSLGVIGTIALLMVSGDIFVHNIDYLHHILPSVPVIIKNFAAAIVGGLLALALVSIGKSLFGKKKTTAAH, via the coding sequence ATGGCATCAGGGATATTTGCGGTATTGGACGATATTGCGGCATTAATGGACGACGTGGCGGTAGCCAGCAAATTAGCAACAAGTAAGACAGCGGGTATATTAGGAGACGATTTAGCGGTAAACGCTGAAAAAGCAACAGGTTTTCTAGCGAGTCGAGAAATACCGGTATTATGGGCAATTACGAAAGGTTCATTTGTCAATAAGCTTATTATTGTGCCCATTGCGTTACTCCTTAACGCATTTTTTCCGATTGCGATTAAATACATATTGATTTTAGGTGGTTTCTATCTTGCATTTGAAGGCGTAGAAAAGATTATTCATTACTTCTTTCATCGTGAAAAGGAAGGGCGTGAAGTTATTCAAAAAGATATAGATCAGGGGGAGATTGCAGAGAATGCAAAGATTAAATCGGCTATTACTACCGATTTTATTTTGTCTGTCGAGATCGTGATTATCGCTCTAGGTACGGTTCTGGATCAATCTTTACCGGTTCAGATATTAACGGTTTCAGTCGTTGCCATATTAGCGACAGTTGGCGTATATGGTATTGTTGCTTTGATTGTACGTATGGATGACATGGGCTATTCTTTAATCAAAAAAACAAACGATAAGGGTATTGCTGCTAAGATTGGACATCTGCTAGTGAAATTATTGCCAATTATAATTAAATCACTAGGTGTGATAGGAACGATAGCTTTGCTTATGGTTTCGGGTGATATCTTCGTTCATAATATTGATTACTTACATCATATTCTACCTTCTGTTCCTGTGATTATAAAAAACTTTGCGGCAGCAATTGTAGGTGGTTTATTAGCACTTGCGCTGGTATCAATTGGGAAAAGCTTGTTCGGGAAGAAAAAAACAACAGCAGCACATTAA
- a CDS encoding arylsulfatase: MKKILIYLITAASIHFVKAQEQRPNIILILADDLGYSDLGAYGSEIETPNLDRLAKEGLRLREFYNNSICAPTRASLLTGQYQHKAGVGYFSNDLGLPAYQGYLNKESLTIAEVLKESGYITLTSGKWHVSGNGQSYPWQRGFDYVYPRDDKNANSGAPGLKTAKTDAEGYPTQETFSTNLITRNAIGFLDSIKSKKDPFFLYLAHTAPHWPLVAPKEDIARFKGRYDKGWTAIREERLKKQKEIGVIPADLIPSTVDADQYAWDKLSFDQRALWAKKMEVFAAMVYRLDQSIGELLTHLEKNGQLDNTLIVFLSDNGAPAEDLVKWHHGASKNYGSVGTVGSYESQSKNWSYASNTPFKAFKDYTYEGGINSPFIAWFPKQIQQGGIKQGTGHIIDLAPTFYELAKATYPASFKDTKTNALAGKSLLPLLTSNDQHVDREEGLFWERAGNRAARIGKWKLVSTWPSYKWELYNLEADPTETKDVAAHNHQVVSQLSQAYFKWAKQNSVVDFAELEDKEPAMMKEFRKSKIQEIEAPAFRF, encoded by the coding sequence ATGAAAAAGATATTAATATACCTAATTACCGCTGCGAGTATTCATTTTGTGAAAGCACAAGAACAGCGACCTAATATAATCTTGATTTTAGCAGATGACCTGGGTTATTCTGATCTCGGGGCATACGGGTCAGAAATTGAAACCCCTAATCTGGATCGTCTAGCGAAGGAAGGGCTTAGACTCCGGGAGTTTTACAACAATTCAATCTGTGCTCCTACGAGAGCTTCATTATTGACAGGGCAGTACCAGCACAAGGCCGGCGTTGGCTACTTTTCAAACGACCTAGGTCTACCTGCTTATCAAGGATATTTAAATAAGGAATCTTTAACGATTGCCGAAGTACTGAAGGAAAGTGGATATATCACGCTGACTTCTGGAAAGTGGCATGTTTCCGGGAATGGACAAAGTTATCCCTGGCAAAGGGGATTTGACTACGTTTACCCTAGGGACGATAAGAATGCGAATTCAGGAGCACCTGGTTTAAAGACAGCAAAAACTGACGCTGAAGGGTATCCTACGCAAGAGACCTTTTCAACGAACCTTATTACGCGGAATGCAATTGGGTTCTTGGACAGTATTAAGAGCAAGAAGGATCCATTCTTTTTATATCTAGCACACACGGCTCCACACTGGCCGTTAGTCGCTCCAAAGGAAGATATCGCACGTTTTAAAGGGAGATATGACAAGGGCTGGACTGCAATTCGTGAAGAGCGATTAAAAAAACAAAAGGAAATCGGTGTTATACCGGCTGATTTAATCCCGTCAACCGTAGATGCTGATCAATATGCTTGGGATAAGCTTTCGTTTGATCAACGTGCGCTATGGGCAAAAAAGATGGAGGTATTCGCTGCAATGGTATATCGTCTTGATCAGAGTATCGGCGAGTTGTTAACTCACTTAGAGAAAAATGGACAGCTGGATAATACGTTGATTGTTTTTCTTTCCGATAATGGCGCGCCTGCTGAAGATTTAGTAAAGTGGCATCATGGCGCTTCTAAAAACTACGGATCCGTTGGTACGGTTGGATCCTATGAATCACAGAGTAAAAACTGGTCGTACGCTAGTAACACCCCTTTTAAAGCCTTTAAAGACTATACTTACGAAGGGGGAATTAACAGTCCATTTATTGCTTGGTTTCCAAAACAAATTCAACAAGGAGGTATTAAACAAGGTACTGGCCATATTATAGATTTAGCGCCAACTTTCTATGAGTTAGCTAAGGCAACTTACCCTGCATCTTTTAAGGATACGAAAACGAATGCCTTAGCTGGTAAAAGTTTATTGCCTTTGCTGACCAGCAATGATCAGCACGTGGATCGGGAAGAGGGGCTATTTTGGGAAAGGGCAGGAAATAGAGCTGCTCGAATAGGTAAATGGAAGCTGGTATCCACTTGGCCATCTTATAAGTGGGAGCTGTATAATCTAGAAGCGGACCCAACGGAAACAAAGGATGTTGCTGCGCATAATCATCAAGTTGTTTCACAGCTGTCGCAGGCTTATTTTAAATGGGCCAAGCAAAATTCAGTTGTTGATTTTGCAGAATTAGAGGATAAAGAGCCTGCTATGATGAAGGAATTTCGTAAAAGTAAAATACAAGAAATTGAAGCGCCAGCCTTTCGCTTCTAA
- a CDS encoding arylsulfatase, whose amino-acid sequence MKRKSITINALLLLLSLSVFAQEKRPNIVLILVDDLGFSDIAPYGGDELQTKHINQLAKEGTKFQEFYNNSICAPTRASLLTGQYSHKAGIGYFNVNLGLPAYQGFLNKESLTLAEVLKNSGYSTIISGKWHVGDDFDQWPAQRGFERSFNFVGGASNFYEINNPDSATVSLYKNNEPFYLTKDKYLTDEITEQAIGFLKEQQKDNKPFFLYLAYNAPHWPLQVPEEETQKYKDAYSLGWDSLRIKRFEQAQAKGVFPKGQAITQRDSSIQAWNRLTYDEQQYWKRRQQVFAGMIDRVDQNIGRIQKTLKELKKDKNTIIIFLSDNGAQGGERNRIYTSRTSGTVGSAGSYDVQNSNWSQTGNSPLRSYKDNPYEGGISAPFIVWYPKEVKANRIKRGTGHLIDIAPTLYDFAEAKYPTSFAEVETNQLPGKSLRSLLNSDQVQVERDKPLCWERAGNRAVRYGQWKLVSIFRKGNVWELYNIDEDRAENIDLASKHPEIVKELAGYYGDWAKENAVIDYRKIQQQRIIR is encoded by the coding sequence ATGAAAAGAAAAAGTATTACTATAAATGCCCTCTTGCTCTTACTGTCACTTTCAGTATTTGCTCAAGAAAAGAGACCGAATATCGTCCTTATTCTAGTCGATGATTTAGGGTTTTCAGATATAGCACCTTATGGCGGAGACGAGTTGCAAACCAAGCATATCAATCAGCTCGCCAAAGAAGGGACTAAGTTTCAGGAGTTTTATAATAACTCCATTTGTGCGCCAACTCGTGCTTCCTTATTGACGGGACAATATTCGCACAAAGCAGGAATAGGCTATTTCAATGTGAACTTAGGTTTGCCTGCCTACCAAGGATTTTTAAATAAAGAGTCACTTACTCTGGCGGAGGTTTTGAAAAACTCAGGCTATTCAACGATCATTTCTGGAAAGTGGCATGTGGGTGACGATTTCGATCAATGGCCCGCTCAACGTGGTTTTGAACGATCTTTCAACTTTGTTGGAGGAGCATCCAATTTCTATGAGATCAATAACCCGGACAGTGCAACGGTAAGCTTGTATAAAAATAATGAACCCTTCTATTTAACGAAGGATAAATATTTAACAGATGAAATTACAGAACAGGCTATTGGATTCTTAAAAGAACAGCAGAAAGATAATAAACCATTCTTTTTATACCTAGCGTATAATGCTCCACACTGGCCGCTTCAAGTGCCGGAGGAAGAAACGCAGAAATATAAAGACGCATATTCATTAGGCTGGGATAGCTTGCGTATAAAACGTTTTGAGCAAGCGCAAGCGAAAGGTGTTTTTCCAAAAGGGCAGGCCATCACGCAACGCGATAGCAGTATACAGGCCTGGAATAGATTGACTTATGATGAGCAACAATATTGGAAGAGACGCCAGCAGGTTTTTGCTGGAATGATTGATCGTGTAGATCAAAATATTGGTCGCATTCAGAAAACACTGAAGGAGTTAAAAAAGGATAAAAACACCATTATTATTTTCTTATCGGACAATGGGGCACAGGGGGGCGAAAGGAATCGAATTTACACATCACGAACAAGTGGTACTGTAGGTTCGGCAGGTTCTTACGATGTACAAAATAGTAATTGGTCGCAAACAGGAAATTCACCGCTTCGCAGCTATAAGGATAATCCTTATGAGGGTGGTATTTCTGCTCCATTTATCGTATGGTACCCTAAAGAAGTCAAGGCAAATCGCATTAAGCGCGGAACGGGTCATTTAATTGATATTGCGCCAACGCTGTATGATTTCGCAGAGGCGAAGTATCCGACATCCTTCGCAGAGGTAGAGACAAATCAACTGCCCGGTAAAAGTTTAAGATCCCTGTTAAACTCAGATCAAGTTCAAGTCGAACGCGACAAACCTTTATGTTGGGAGCGCGCAGGTAACCGTGCGGTGCGGTATGGACAATGGAAGTTGGTTTCCATTTTTCGCAAAGGGAACGTTTGGGAACTTTATAACATCGATGAAGATCGTGCTGAAAACATTGATTTAGCTTCAAAACACCCGGAAATTGTGAAGGAGTTGGCTGGTTATTATGGCGATTGGGCAAAGGAGAATGCAGTGATCGACTACCGCAAGATTCAACAACAACGTATCATTCGTTAA
- a CDS encoding RagB/SusD family nutrient uptake outer membrane protein, translating into MKKRYLSIFIIIALFTGSCSKLNEEPTAILVNEQFYLDEAQAIAGLTGTYRKLYESGQSLYNGLFQIGVEMATDDYEAGPRARNAHVRAISNLTHDPSNDRMEQLWKQSYDAINASNLNILAIEKIAAAKIDANIQKRLILEAKFLRALHYFNLVRWFGGVPLQLVPINSLSKDELYVSKSSEEQVYAQIIKDLLEAEALPNYKTYADKDKGRATSGAAKSLLAKVYLTQKDYANARAKADEVITQEGYSLFEEFADVFDVEKKNGKEHIFSAQFKGNSGYQGNSLAGRSAPADIPGINGDYADALHVQGGLYASYENADTRLPVTFTLGKISPVDGKFYNLSTPQFNKYYDESVVGNQSQSSKNTPIIRYAEVLLIFAEAENEIAGPSVAAQNALNTVRKRANATLLTGNLSKESFRDAVFEERRKELVYEYQRWFDLVRRGADYYIAKLKAAGKSNAAARHLHFPTPQRELNLNPNLKQHPDWINH; encoded by the coding sequence ATGAAAAAAAGATATCTATCCATATTCATTATTATTGCTCTTTTCACAGGCTCTTGCTCGAAATTAAATGAAGAACCTACTGCTATATTGGTTAATGAGCAATTCTACCTCGATGAAGCGCAAGCAATCGCAGGACTGACAGGAACTTACAGAAAGCTTTACGAATCGGGACAATCCTTATACAATGGATTATTTCAAATTGGCGTTGAAATGGCAACGGATGATTACGAAGCGGGCCCGAGGGCTCGAAATGCTCACGTTCGTGCGATTAGCAATCTAACACACGATCCATCGAATGATCGGATGGAGCAATTATGGAAGCAGAGTTATGATGCAATTAATGCATCAAATTTGAATATCCTAGCCATCGAGAAAATAGCTGCGGCTAAGATTGATGCTAACATTCAAAAGCGATTGATTTTAGAAGCGAAGTTCCTTCGCGCACTTCACTATTTTAATTTGGTTCGTTGGTTTGGTGGAGTACCGCTACAGTTGGTTCCTATTAATAGTTTGAGCAAAGATGAGCTTTACGTTTCCAAGTCATCGGAAGAGCAAGTTTACGCGCAAATTATTAAAGATTTACTGGAAGCAGAGGCCTTACCAAACTATAAGACTTATGCGGATAAGGATAAGGGCAGAGCGACTTCTGGGGCTGCGAAAAGTTTATTAGCTAAAGTGTATTTAACGCAAAAAGATTACGCCAACGCACGTGCAAAAGCGGATGAAGTTATAACACAAGAAGGTTATAGCTTATTTGAAGAATTCGCTGATGTTTTTGATGTGGAGAAAAAGAATGGTAAAGAGCATATTTTCTCAGCGCAGTTTAAAGGCAATTCTGGTTATCAAGGGAACTCCCTTGCCGGCCGATCGGCACCTGCTGATATACCAGGTATCAATGGAGATTATGCGGATGCTTTACATGTGCAGGGCGGTTTGTATGCATCCTATGAAAATGCAGATACACGCCTTCCTGTGACCTTTACCTTAGGTAAAATTTCGCCAGTCGACGGAAAATTCTATAACCTCTCAACACCGCAATTCAACAAGTATTACGATGAGTCTGTCGTTGGAAATCAAAGCCAATCTTCTAAGAATACGCCGATTATACGTTATGCGGAGGTTCTATTAATTTTTGCAGAAGCAGAGAATGAAATCGCAGGGCCAAGTGTTGCGGCGCAAAATGCCTTAAATACGGTTCGCAAAAGAGCAAATGCCACTTTACTGACAGGGAATCTTTCGAAAGAGTCATTCCGCGATGCAGTATTTGAGGAGAGACGAAAGGAACTTGTTTATGAATATCAACGCTGGTTTGACTTAGTCCGCAGAGGCGCAGATTACTACATCGCGAAGCTAAAGGCCGCTGGAAAGTCGAATGCTGCCGCTCGTCACTTACACTTTCCTACGCCTCAGCGTGAGTTGAATTTGAACCCCAATTTGAAACAGCATCCAGACTGGATTAATCATTAA